A genomic region of Nostoc sp. UHCC 0702 contains the following coding sequences:
- a CDS encoding PspA/IM30 family protein: protein MGLIQRILRVIRANLNSLIGSAEDPEKVLEQVVTEMQANLVQLRQGVAQAIATQKRTERQAAAAHSTSEEWYRRAQLAIQQGNEPLAREALTKRRAYTETALALSNQIGQQNEVVARLKKDMRTLELKIADAKTKKDMYIARARSAEASYRLQEMLDGVSVNSSLNAFERMEEKVLQIEAKQSAIAQLGGDDLQKQFDSLASASDIDTELAAIKVQVLNEGKNPQLQQLPESPQPEDEATTK, encoded by the coding sequence ATGGGATTAATTCAGCGTATCCTGCGGGTGATTCGCGCTAACCTAAATAGTTTAATAGGCAGTGCAGAAGATCCTGAAAAGGTTCTAGAACAAGTTGTCACAGAGATGCAGGCAAATCTGGTGCAATTGCGGCAGGGAGTAGCACAAGCGATCGCCACCCAAAAACGCACCGAACGGCAAGCTGCTGCTGCTCACTCAACATCAGAAGAATGGTATCGCCGCGCCCAACTGGCAATACAACAAGGCAACGAACCTCTAGCACGGGAAGCTCTTACTAAACGCCGAGCTTACACTGAAACTGCTTTAGCCCTCTCTAACCAAATAGGGCAGCAAAACGAAGTGGTAGCTAGACTAAAAAAGGATATGCGGACGCTAGAGTTAAAAATTGCTGACGCTAAAACCAAAAAAGATATGTACATCGCTCGCGCCCGTTCTGCCGAAGCATCCTATCGACTTCAAGAAATGCTAGACGGAGTTTCTGTTAACAGCAGCTTGAATGCTTTTGAGCGCATGGAAGAAAAAGTTTTGCAGATAGAAGCTAAACAAAGTGCGATCGCTCAACTCGGTGGTGATGACTTACAAAAACAATTTGATTCTTTAGCATCTGCTAGTGACATCGATACAGAACTAGCAGCCATCAAGGTACAGGTGTTAAATGAAGGCAAAAACCCACAGTTGCAACAGTTACCTGAAAGTCCACAGCCTGAAGATGAGGCAACTACTAAGTAG